CCGGGACCGTGCCCGCCCTGCCACCTCGACGAGAAGCCTGGGTCCCTGAAGACTGTGATAGTCCTGCTCCGGTTCTGTGTTGCGACTGTTGATCAGGTTCGAAGCTCCTTGGTGTGGACGCCATCCGGTGGGGATCGCTATCTGAGAAGGCGTTCACGGTGTGCCACGGCGATCGCCCCCACGCTGCTGTGCACCCCCAACTTCCGGTAGATGCTGCTTAGCTGGGTCTGCGCGGTCCGTACTCCGACTCCGCGTGTGCGGGCGATGGCCGTGGGATCGAGCCCTTTACACAACAGCCGTAGCGTCTCGAATTCGGCGGGTGTGAGGCGGTAGGGCAGGGCTGTAGGGGTTGGCCGATCGCGGAGGTCGAGGCCGATCTGAGCGGCCAGGCGGGCTACCTCGGTGCGCGACGGCTCGGCTCCTAGCGCGGTTGCGGCTTGGTGGGCTTCCCGTGCCGGTGGCCGCGGGTCGCTGCCGTCGCTTCTGGCGTAGGTCGCGGCTGCTTGCCGCCATCGTGCGTAGGCGGGCCTCGTACGGCCGGTCGAGTTGGGTCCAGCCGGCTGCGACCCGGTTCCACTCGGCGGCGGTGTCGCTGCCGTGCAGACGCTTACGTTCCGCGCCGCACAGCGCCACCAGCTACGCGGTCTCCTGGGTTGTCCCCTGCCCGTTGTCCATGCCGCTTGCGCGAGCCAGTCGCCGAGTGTTGCGTCGCGTTGGTCGGCGGCGTAGCGCAGCCCAACCGCGCACAGACGCAGCAGTTCGAGCTGGTTTTCCCCGTCGCGGACCGCCTCGACCCCGCGCCGTACCTCGTCGCTGGCCCGGCGTAGGTCGCCTTCGCCGAGCGAGAGCAGGGCTTGTGCGGTGTGCAGCGGGCCGAGGAACCGGGGATCGCCGCGATGGTCGGCGTCGGCGATCGAGTCGAGTAGCTCGTGGGCCTGGGCGTATGCTCCCCGTGCCACCTTGATCTCGCCAAGGATGAGCCGTTGGTAAAGGCTTTCGGCTGGCGACCGGTCTTGGATCGCCTCCGTGACGATCTTCTCGGCCTTGTCCCAGTCGCCGAGCAACATGAACGCGGCGCTGGCGTTGTTCGCTAAGACCATCATTTGGCGCGTGTCCGCAAGTTCGTACCGCTGTGCCTCCTCCAACCCTTTCGCAGATGTTTCGGCTGACGCGCGCAACTGCCCGGCGTGCTCCAGGACCAGGCCGAGGTTCTCGTAACCCCGCAGCAGGTCCTCGATGTGGTTTACAGCACGCGCGATCTCGATCGCCCTCTCCAGCAGACCGACGCCACCGGGGTCACCGAGCAGGCCGAGCGCGAGGCCGGAGACGTTCAGCGCCCGGCCCTCCTCGGCCCGCGCCCCGGCATCAACCGCTGTCCAAAGAGCCACGTCGGCCCATTCACACCCGTCCTGATATCGCCCGGCTTGCAGGGCGGCGATGGCGACGCCAACGAACACGCGGGCCTTCACCGCCGATGCCGGCTTCTCCTGCAACTCAGCAGCTGTCTCACGGAAGGCCGCCACCGCCTCAGTTCGGCGGCCCAGCTCCCACAGGTAGGTGGCGCGTCGCTCGTTCAACTCCGATGGGTGAGAGGGCAGTTCGAAAGATTACGTCCTTTTCTGGGCGAAAGTGAACACTCCGGGTTCGTCTTCGGTGAGAACGTGGCGGTTGACCATGCGTTTGAGCTTCGCGGGGGTGCCTTCGACGTGTTTCGGTGAGGGCTCGACACCGTGCGAGGCAGATGCCCTTCGCCCGCATCCCGGCGGGTGCGGTGGCGAGGACTTCCAGGATCTGCTGGTAAGGGGTGCTGGCGAAGTTCGGGTCGTCGGCGGTGAACTCGGCGGCGGCGAGCGCGCGCAGGGTGGTGCGGGTGGTCGCCAGGGCGGCCAGTTCGCTGTCGACGCGGCCGAGTTCGGCGGTGAGTGTGGCGATCTGCTCGCGGAGCCGGCCGGCTTGCTGGCCAGCGGTGGTTTCCCGGTGGGTGATCAGGTCGCCGAGCGTGGTGAGGTTCACCGGTGCCGCCAGGTGGGGGTGCTGGTGCCGGTGAGGCGGCGAACCAGGTTCGCAGTGGACGCCCACGGCGTGGCCGAGGAGCATGGCACCAGCCGAGCGAAGGAGATCGTAGGGGTCGACGCATCCGATGCTGCCCAGCGGCGGCTGCGGCAGATCGCTAACAACCGCATCGATCCGATCGTGGCGGGTGTGGAGATGGTGCCGCTGACCGGTGACGGCAAGTCTGTGCTGGTGCTGTCGGTGCCACGCAGCCCTGACGCACCTCACATGATCGGTCAACGGGAGTGCTTTCGCGTGCCCTACCGGGATGGGTCCAAGAACGAGTGGATGCGGGAGCGGAACATCGAGCACGCCTACCGTCAGCGCTTCGACCGGCAGCACGACCAGACGGAACGATTGTCGGCCATGACCAAGGACATCGCCGACCACTTGGAAGGCAGCGGCAAGGCCTGGCTCATCGGGGTCGCGCGGCCCAGCACGCCTCTACCGCCCCTGGTCAAGCCGCTCGCACGCGGGCAGGTACGAGAACTGCTGGAGGCGGTGTTGCGGTACGCCAACCAGCTCGTGCCGCAAGACAGGTTCGGCCGAGAACTGCTCATCCGGTCGCTCGCCGACGCGGCGCTCAATCCGAGGACGGGGCTAAGGCGATGGATCATCAGCCCACTGGCTGACTACGGCCCAGAGCCACGCGCCGCATACCTGCTCGTGGAGCTGCATCGAGACGGGTCGCTGGCGTATGCGGTCGATAGTGGAGGTTGGGCACCCGGCCAGCCGGAGACGCCCGCCAGTGGCGTCAAGCCCGCGCTGAGGCGAGCCTTGAGTGGGTCACCCCACACACCTTCCGCAAGACCGTCGCCACCCTCATCGACAAGGAGACCGACGCCAAGCGCGGCAGCCCAGCTCGGACACGCCACCGAGCAGGTCACAAACAGGCACTACATCGTCAAGCCTACTGTCGCACCCGACAGCTCCGACATCCTCGAACAGCTTGGGGTTGGCCAAGCAGCCGAGCTCGAGCGTCCGCTCTGACCCACCGCTGACCCCCGACCCTGGGCCTCCTTTGGAAGCCTGAGACGCGCGGCCGACAACCTCGCCCTGTCCTGGGTCAACCGATTTGATATGTCGGAGGCTCGACGGCGGCAACGACGTACCTGCGAGTAGGGTGCTGGCGGGCCGAGGACTGAGATAGGGTGTCCGTCGGGAAGCGACTCGGAGGGTCAAGTGACGTCGATTCGACAACTAATTGCGGGTATATCCGAGGGGCGTGTCAGGATTCCGGCGTTTCAGCGAGGATTTGTGTGGGATCCCGATAGGGTTGCGCAACTCATGGATAGCATCTACAAGGGTTACCCGTTCGGGGCGCTATTGTTCTGGCGAACGAAGAATACGCTCCGTACTGAACGCGACCTGGGGCCATTCGTTCTCCCGGCTCGTCCTGAAGACTATCCTGTGGATTACGTACTTGACGGACAGCAGAGGCTGACCAGCATCTTCGGGGTATTTCAAACCGAGTTGGCGCCAGTTGGCGATGCTGCCTGGACGAACATTTACTTCGACTATCGAACGAGTAGCGATGTCCAGGAAAGCAGCTTCGTTTCCCTGGCGCCTGACGAGGTCGACCCTGAGCGGCATTTTCCGTTGAGCGTCCTGTTTGATGCGCCTCAATATGGGGCGGCCTTCCGGAGGCTATCGGAGGAAGTTGTCCCGGTAATCGACGAGATGCACAGCCGTTTCAAGGAAACCGTTATACCGATACAGACCTTCACGACCGACGATCGGGCGGGTGTGGCGATTGTATTCGAGCGAGTCAACAGGCTTGGCGTGGAGCTGGACACGTTGCAACTGTTAAGTGCTTGGACTTGGTCGGACGACTTCGACTTACAGGGAAAATTTGCCGAACTCAGCGAGGAATTGGCACCATTCGGGTTCCGTGATGTCGGCGAAGAGGTGACCCTACTCTTGCGATGCTGTGCTGCTATCGTCGAAGGTGACGCATCGCCAAAAACCATGGTTTCCCTTAATGGGACGAAGGTTCGGGAGCAATTTCCGCTGGTTGTCAACGGACTTAAAGGGGCGATCGACTTCGTCCGGAAGGAGCTAAACGTCGAGAAGTTGGATAATCTTCCGTACTCATCGCTACTGGTTCCCCTGGCCGTCTTTTTTGCCTCCGAAAGCTCGAAGTCGGTTCCATACACGGATGGGCAACGTCGACAGTTACTCCGTTGGATATGGAAATCCTGTTGGTCGTTGCGATATGGCCGTCAGGTCACTCGAAGCTTGGAGGTCGATATTGCGGAGATTGTTCGGATGAAATCGGGGCTGGCGTCACGACTGGATGACTTCGCCGTGCATCTCGACGATCGGACGTTCCTTGAGAATAGATTTAACCTTAACACCGTCATAACCAAAACCTTTGTGCTCATGCTGGCTCAAGCTCATCCCCGGAGCCTGGTTAGCGGACAGAGTGTAGATCTGTCTGAAGTGCTGCGTAGCTACAACCGAAACGAGTTTCACCACTTATATCCGCAGGCGTTCCTGAGGAGTCGCCAGGTTTCGGCAGAGAATCACAGCTATCTTGCAAACATGTGTTTTATAAGCTCAATTGATAACAAAGTGCTCGGGGGTAGGGCGCCGAGCGTCTACAAGCCCGATGTGGCAAAGGACCCCGATGTTCTTGCGCGTGCTTTCTGTCCGGACCGCGAACTGTGGGACGACAATTATTCAGATTTCGTCCGTGCTCGGGCGAATCTGCTGTGTAAAGAGGCGCAAAGGCAAATGACTCAATAACCGGGGATTGTCGGGTGACCGCGCGGGGTTTGGCTGATGCGCCTAGGGATGGTTCACTTGGTCTCGGGAGAGGTCGGTCGCACTGATCAGGCAGGCTGACCTCGGGTGCGGGTGTGCCGAAACACCTGGCGGACGCGAGCGGGCAACACGGGATCGTGTGGCGTCAGGCTTCTCGGATAGGGCTGTTTGACCGGGGTTGCTTTGATTTGCTGCAAGATTGGGTGCAGCGCCCGGGCGCTGGCGCTCACGACTGGCCACTGATCGGTCGCGATGCCGGCGTTGTGGGGGTTTTCGAGGGCCGCGAGGACTTGGCTCGGTTTTGCGGACGGCGGCCCACGCTCCGACGTCGCGGTCCTGTCGGAAATTGGCCGCCCACAGGCTTTGCCGGGCAAATTCTTGGGGTCGACTCAGAACTTCTTTGAATAGCTATTCAGTCGATCTCGATCTTATCAACCTTCGCCAAGCGCGGTACCACGCTTGGCGAGGTAACCAGCGCATCGGCGGCCAAGGCTCGTGAGTTTCCATGACCCTCCACTGTAACCCATGACCGCATCAACGTCCGTGTCGATCACCATGCCAACACTGCCCAATTTGCTGATTAGTGCATCGTATCCTTCGGTCAATCCGGGGTCGGCAGCAACAACGCTCTTCTCGCTCCACCGGCCGTCGCGCGAATTCGGGTTCTCGCTAGCGAGGATCTTCAGCAGGCGGAGATGAGGCCGTTCCAGTTGACGAACAGCGTCGAAGGCCAACACCGCACCATCGACCTTATCCTCATCTTGTGTGCCGTGCACGAAAATCCGCGCGAGAAGGTCGACCTTCCATCCGTCCAAAGATCTAGACGCTACCTCGGCGACTTGGGCAAACAGCTCCAGCTCGCGAGGATCTCCCGCGATTTGTTTAAGGAGGCTCTCTGCCGACATGCCAGCCTCAGCAGCTGCGGTTTGAGTGAATCGCTCGACGTTCATCACTCGCCGTGACCATAGCTTATGTGTTACGTCAACCATCTCTTCTGTGAAGGAGCCAACGGCGGCTCCTAAGGCGGCGCCGACGGCGGCACCGGCCCCGGGGGGAGCTTCAAGCGCGACTCCCGCCAGCTCACATGTTGCAGCGACAGCTGGAGTAACCGCTCCGCTGTTCACCCACCGCCCGGTAATTGCCGCAGTCCGCTTGGCTAGATCGCCCATGTCCTGCAGTATGCCGTGCTCAAGCAAGTTTCGGTCGGATGCGGTCCCGGCAGGTGGCAGGCGAGCGGGCCGCTCAGACGTTGGAGGACGACGGGAAGGTCGCACCCCTTTTTGAAGGCACAGCGATGCGGCGGTCTGTGAGATCCGGCGGGCGGCGGCGATGTGGCTGTACAACTGGGTCTTGCCGCCGTTCAACGGTCTACCGGAACGCCAGATGTTGCCGCGCGACCCGCCTTCGATGTGCTCGACGGACTAGACCTCAACGTTGACCACAGCAGCAACAGCTCGATCGACACCGTGGCGGGCTGTCTGATCCTCGGATCCCCGGATTCCCCGCGCCGTTGCCGCGCGGCCGTTGGTACCCCACCATGGACCTGTTCCAACCTGGTCGCCCACGGGCGTTACCGGGGGTTTTCCGGGGGAGAGTTCAATACAGTATAGATGAAAGTCGAACTATTGACCGGGTTCTTGCTCGTCAGAGCTTGCGTTGGTGCCCCGGCAGGATTCGAGCCTGCGATTCGGATTAGAGATCGAATTCCTCCGCCGCACCACTCAGCCACTGAAGGTATTACGCTGGACGTTGTGGTCGCCGATCTGCACGCCCCGGACATTGTCCAGCCGGACGTTTCGCGCGGCCGGGTTCGGTGATCGGACGGCCCGTCTGTTAAGGAGGGCGTAGAGGACCTCGGCCGAGGCACGGGCCGCGAACCGCTTGTAGCGGTCATCCTTGGCCGGGTCGGCGTGATCCATGACGCCCTTTACCACCAGCCAGTCCGGTACGCCCTGGGTCTCGGCGACGGTGGCGATGGTCGCGGCCTCCATGTCCAGGCCGGTGACGGTGCGCACGCCCATCGCCGACAGCCGCGCCCAGGCCTCGCCATCTTTGGCCACGTAGCTCCCACTGGCCATAGGCGCCACCGCCACCGCGAACGGCAGCTTCGCGGGCCCGTGCACATCGTCGTAGCGGGCGCGCTCGATGAACGTGCGGCCCTTATCGGTCAGCACCCACTCCACCCCGGGCCGGACGATGTGCCCCTGGGCCTCGATTGCCTCCGGCCGTTGCGGCCACGTGCCCGGTGGGAAGTAGCGTTCGAACGCCGGGTGCTTCACCGGGTCCTGATCGAGGAGCAGCCGTTCCAGCAGCCAGAGGGCGGCCTCGTCCTCGGTTGCGGGGCCGTAGCTGGGCAGCCCGCTCGGAGGACTCAGCTCCTGCGCGGCGCGGATCCATTTCTGGTCGAGCTGGTACTGCCGGTGGTCGCCGACGAAGCCGTCCCTGGTCTGCTTGCCCTCGTCGTACTCGTACGTCATCTCGGCTACCACCACATCGCCCAGCGCGACCTGGCCCGGATTGCCCGCGCACACGCCGGGCATGGCCAGGCAGCCCGGACGCAGCCGGTCGACCAGCGCGGTGGCCGCTACCCCGGTCGGGCGGCCGCTCATCCGGACCGGCCGGGCGAGCGCCACCGACAACCGTCGGCCGTCGGCGCATCGATATTCGCCCCGCAGGTACGGATGCGGGTCGTCCTCGTCGCAGGGTGTCCAGTCCTCGATGCAGGCCTTGGCTGCCTCGTGCTCCAGCGGGATCGCCGCGACGATCAGAACGTCGATCATGTCCATGTCATCTCCATCGTCACCACTCGATTCCGCGTCGCCAGACCTCGGCGTCGTGGTCATGCTTGCTGCTCTCAAGCTCGTACGTGTCGGCCAGCTGCCGGAGGATCCGCTGCGATCGAGGCCATCCCTCGGCCTGACGTTCGTACTCTCGATAGCGCTTGACCAGCGTCCGTTCCTGAGCGCCGCCGTCCCGGAGAGCACGCATCGTCAACCCGCGCCGGTTGTAGAGGCCGTTCCAGAGGCCGCTGTCCATCTCGTCGCTGTCGGCGTCCTCCAGCACCTCGCGTACGGCCAAAGGTGGCACCGAGCCGTCCTCGTCCGGGTTGGCGGAAGCGAGGGCCGTGCCGATGATTCCGTCAGCGAGGCGTAGCCGGCCGGAGGCCAACAACCGTCGTCTTGCCTCCTCGACCCAGGCGGCGAGAGCCTTGGCGTCGATGGTCCCGTCCGGGTCGGTGCCCGGGCATCGGCGCCAGGACCGCAGGACCTGGAAGATGGCGCGGATCCGGGCGACTTGGTCCGGGCCGTCGACGGTGTCGTCAGAGCCCTCGGCGCGGAAGGCGGTCTCGACGAGCTCGGCGAAGAAGGATGGGTCTTCGGCGAGGCGGGCATGGATCGTGGGCGTACGGGCGTCGTAGCGCAGAAGCGGGACGAGGCTCAGCTCGATCTCGGTCACCCGATGCGTCCCGAGCGCGTCCCGGTGACGTTCGAGTAGTTCGACGACGATTTGCAGGTCGTATCCGGAAAGCGGGTGGTCCTTCTTTACCGACCGGACGAATCCCTCGCAGGCGGTGGCCGCCTCGACGGCGACCTCGTGTGTGTCGACCTGTTCGGCGTACATCGCGATCAGATCCAGTGCCGGTGCACACCGACCCACGCTGATCAGGCCGGCCGCCGCCTTCGCGACACCGGTGAACTCCGGGCCGAGGCCGTTGATCCCGAACTCGCGCCAGTAGACGGCGGCCGCCTCGGGACCGGGATCGGTGTTCTCCGGATCGCGCCGCGCCAGCAGCAGCCTCGCCCGCGCAGTCCCATCCGAAGTGCGGTCGAGGTAGTCGGCGCCGCGTAGCATCCGCAGCGCGAAGTACTCGAACGCGATGTCCGGCCGGCTCGCCGGGCGGTCCTCGGACAGCCAGGTCAGCAGCACGTCGTCGTGCTCGGTGGACGGCGACTGGGCGAGAGCGGCCCCGATCAGGTCGCCGTTCCCGGTTCGGCCGGCCAGCGCCACTAGCGCGTCGAGACCGTCGGAGGCCAGGATCCGCGCCACCGCCTCGGCCCGCAGCCGGGACAGCTCGGTGAAGTACTCCTCCGCGCTGGACCGTTTCTTCGTGAAGCCCTCCGGTTGTGGCCACCGGTCGCCGAAAAGCCAGAACGTCTGATCGGCCGGTTGCGACGGCGCGAGCGCGTCGGCGGCCCGCCTGAACGGCGCGAGTTGGTCAGCCGACATCGCCCACCGCGCGTCGCCGAATCCGGTGTGCAGGGCAATCAGTTCCCGGAGCGCCTCGGACAGACGCCGCCGCATGTCCTGGTCGTTGACCGAACCGGACAGGGACATCAGCCGTTCCACGAAGCCGCAGCGCTGGTCGTCGGGCAGGTTGTCGGACAGCGGGATGAGGGCGAGGAAGCGTTCCGGATCGTCGTCGAGGTCGTCCAAGGCCAAGCCGGCGACGTCCCGGAAGGCGGCATAGGTCTCGGCCGGCGGCGGTGCCCCCGGTATCGGCCAGTCCCGCAGGAGCGGCGTCGGGTGGACCGTACCGATGGTTCCGTGCCGGGCCGACCGGAGCAGGTCGAGCAGCAGCATCCGGGCGACCTCGGGCCTGTCGCGGAGCATCCGCTTCAGTGCACGCAGCCGGACCGGTCGGGGTGCGTTGGTCTGGGGCCGTGTGACCTCGAAGATCTCGGCGAGCGAGACACCCGGCCGGTCTTGCTGATCGCTGCCCGGATCGGCCGCGGCCATCCGGGCCAGAGCCTCGACCGCACCGCCGAAATGCTCAGTCGGCCAGGCGAGGAGCTCCAGGGCCGCTCGAGAGGAGGGGCGGCCATTCCGCACGGCGTCGAGGAACGCGGTGGGAGATGCCTCGGCCAGATACGTCAGCACGTCCGCCAGGGAGACGTTCGCCTGGCTCATAACCTCGCGCACCACCCGGCGCACGAGCTCGGCAGAGCCACCGCGGACCGCGAGGACGACCAGCGACTCCGCGATACCGCGCCGGATCGCCACCGACCCGCCACGCGTGGTGAGGACGCGGACCGCCAGGGCGGCGAATGCCGCCCGGTCCTCCTCGGTGAAGCTGGGCGCCAGCAGGACGATGGCGTCCTCGGGCGCCTGCACGTACCACCGCTGACCCAGGTGCCCGAGCATCGCCGTGTCCGGGTCCGCAGCCGCCTGAGCAGAGATCTCGGCGATCTCGGCGTTGTCCACCCCGGTGAACCCACTGACGATCGTCCGATCGCCGTCGTGATCGCCGTGCCAGCCACCCAGCAGCGCCAGCCGCCGGAGGCGGACATCGGCAGACCGGGCCCAAGGCGGAATCGCGAGCGAACGGTGTTTGGCCAGGGCCCGCCGCAGCTGGCTCAGCCCACGCCGGGCCAGGACGCCGAGGGACCGGGCCCGGTCCGGCTCGATCGTGGCGGACAGGTGCCTCTCGACCTCCTCCTCGTCGAGCGGGGGCACCTTCACGGCCGGGTTCGGCACGAGCTTGCCGTACACCAGGAGGGTATGCGGGTGCCGGAGCGGGATCTCGTTCAGCGGCAGGCTGGTCGGCACGGCCAGGATCTGCGGGTCCTGCGCCGCCAGCTGGGGGCGCAGGGCCGCCTGATCGTCCTGATCGTCGATCAACAGCGTGCGATCACCCAGCGGTGTGCCGTTCAGGGCCACCGCAATGAACGCCTTCAGCTCCAGCTCGCCCAGCTCGCCCCCGACCTCGACGACGGCCGGGCTAGTGTCGAGGGCGGCGCGCAGGGCGGCGGCCTGCTCCTGGCGACCGGCCAGCACGATCTCCGCGCCGAGGGGAGGGTCGGTGAACGGCAACCATGTGTCGTTCCACCACTCCGTCAACGGCACGCCGGGCTTGGAGCCCTCGTAGTAGTGGTTGTGCTGAGTGTTGCGGTCGCCGACCTGGACGCCGGAGCTGTTGCTGATCATCGGATCCGATTCTCCCAGGCGCGGGTCGGGGCGGCGACGGAACTCGCCCAGGGTGATGGTCGGGGATGAAGGCCATGATCTACACCTCGGGTGGCCGGCATCCACGCCACGGCCGGCGTATACCGATGCACCCCACCGGGGATCCCCAGAGCGGGATCAGTCGCAGCAGCGGCGGTCTCTGAGGGCACTGACCTGTGGTTCGAGACGGAATTCCTTGGAGAAGCCGGGCTCGGAAACCCGTCACTCCGGAGTCGGCTTCGAAGGACAGCGTGATGCATTGTAGAGCGACAGGGTCGCTGGGCCGAGGCGCACATGCCGTGCGCCAGCCGCGCCCCGCGAACGGGCCACCCGCTGCACCAGCTCCGGTCCCGGAAGAGCCCCAGGGTTACGAAGGACAAACCTTTTCCTGATCGGACGTTGGAGCCGCCGGCATGCTGCCGGCCCATGTCGCCCGTGAGCTGCTGCCGGCGGTGGCTGGGTCCGCGCTCCGGCGCGCGGGCGTGCCGATCCACAGCTTCAATGGCGTGGTGTCGTCTGGGACGTTCGTGACGGGGATCCAGTCCCTGGCGCTGTTACCGTCGCCGAGGAGATCGGCGTCGAAGACCTGATCAG
The sequence above is a segment of the Solwaraspora sp. WMMD406 genome. Coding sequences within it:
- a CDS encoding RIP homotypic interaction motif-containing protein, which produces MDMIDVLIVAAIPLEHEAAKACIEDWTPCDEDDPHPYLRGEYRCADGRRLSVALARPVRMSGRPTGVAATALVDRLRPGCLAMPGVCAGNPGQVALGDVVVAEMTYEYDEGKQTRDGFVGDHRQYQLDQKWIRAAQELSPPSGLPSYGPATEDEAALWLLERLLLDQDPVKHPAFERYFPPGTWPQRPEAIEAQGHIVRPGVEWVLTDKGRTFIERARYDDVHGPAKLPFAVAVAPMASGSYVAKDGEAWARLSAMGVRTVTGLDMEAATIATVAETQGVPDWLVVKGVMDHADPAKDDRYKRFAARASAEVLYALLNRRAVRSPNPAARNVRLDNVRGVQIGDHNVQRNTFSG
- a CDS encoding LuxR C-terminal-related transcriptional regulator is translated as MNERRATYLWELGRRTEAVAAFRETAAELQEKPASAVKARVFVGVAIAALQAGRYQDGCEWADVALWTAVDAGARAEEGRALNVSGLALGLLGDPGGVGLLERAIEIARAVNHIEDLLRGYENLGLVLEHAGQLRASAETSAKGLEEAQRYELADTRQMMVLANNASAAFMLLGDWDKAEKIVTEAIQDRSPAESLYQRLILGEIKVARGAYAQAHELLDSIADADHRGDPRFLGPLHTAQALLSLGEGDLRRASDEVRRGVEAVRDGENQLELLRLCAVGLRYAADQRDATLGDWLAQAAWTTGRGQPRRPRSWWRCAARNVSVCTAATPPPSGTGSQPAGPNSTGRTRPAYARWRQAAATYARSDGSDPRPPAREAHQAATALGAEPSRTEVARLAAQIGLDLRDRPTPTALPYRLTPAEFETLRLLCKGLDPTAIARTRGVGVRTAQTQLSSIYRKLGVHSSVGAIAVAHRERLLR
- a CDS encoding DUF262 domain-containing protein, whose protein sequence is MTSIRQLIAGISEGRVRIPAFQRGFVWDPDRVAQLMDSIYKGYPFGALLFWRTKNTLRTERDLGPFVLPARPEDYPVDYVLDGQQRLTSIFGVFQTELAPVGDAAWTNIYFDYRTSSDVQESSFVSLAPDEVDPERHFPLSVLFDAPQYGAAFRRLSEEVVPVIDEMHSRFKETVIPIQTFTTDDRAGVAIVFERVNRLGVELDTLQLLSAWTWSDDFDLQGKFAELSEELAPFGFRDVGEEVTLLLRCCAAIVEGDASPKTMVSLNGTKVREQFPLVVNGLKGAIDFVRKELNVEKLDNLPYSSLLVPLAVFFASESSKSVPYTDGQRRQLLRWIWKSCWSLRYGRQVTRSLEVDIAEIVRMKSGLASRLDDFAVHLDDRTFLENRFNLNTVITKTFVLMLAQAHPRSLVSGQSVDLSEVLRSYNRNEFHHLYPQAFLRSRQVSAENHSYLANMCFISSIDNKVLGGRAPSVYKPDVAKDPDVLARAFCPDRELWDDNYSDFVRARANLLCKEAQRQMTQ